The proteins below come from a single Malus domestica chromosome 03, GDT2T_hap1 genomic window:
- the LOC103414961 gene encoding phosphatidylinositol N-acetylglucosaminyltransferase subunit A-like isoform X4 yields MIKPAPERLSSHEIVIVVISRLVYRKGADLLVEVIPEVCRLYPNVWFIVGGDGPKHVRLEELREKYSLQDRVEMLGAVQHSKLRSVLVSGHIFLNSSLTEAFCIAILEAASCGLLTVSTRVGGVPEVLPDDMIVFAKPDPSDMVQAIEKAISILPRIDPQDMHSRELYNWHDVAKRTEIVYDRALKCSNQNLLQRLSRRGY; encoded by the exons ATGATCAAGCCTGCACCTGAACGACTGAGTAGTCATGAAATTGTAATTGTCGTTATAAGTAGATTGGTTTACCGAAAGGGTGCAGATCTTCTTGTTGAAGTCATTCCAGAAGTATGCCGTTTATACCCCAAT GTTTGGTTCATTGTTGGAGGAGATGGACCTAAACATGTGCGATTGGAAGAGCTGAGGGAAAAATATTCTCTTCAAGATCGAGTTGAGATGCTAGGAGCCGTGCAACATTCTAAATTACGATCTGTCCTAGTTTCTGGCCATATATTCTTAAACAG TTCTTTAACAGAAGCTTTTTGCATAGCGATCTTAGAGGCTGCAAGTTGTGGATTATTAACAGTCAGTACACGTGTAGGAGGTGTCCCAGAG GTACTTCCAGATGACATGATTGTATTTGCAAAACCAGATCCCAGTGATATGGTTCAAGCAATAGAGAAGGCAATATCTATACTTCCTAGAATTGACCCACAAGATATGCACAGTCGT GAACTGTACAATTGGCATGATGTGGCGAAACGGACAGAAATTGTTTATGACCGTGCTTTGAAATGCTCAAATCAAAATCTTTTACAACGACTCTCACG CAGAGGATATTGA
- the LOC103414961 gene encoding phosphatidylinositol N-acetylglucosaminyltransferase subunit A-like isoform X1 — protein MIKPAPERLSSHEIVIVVISRLVYRKGADLLVEVIPEVCRLYPNVWFIVGGDGPKHVRLEELREKYSLQDRVEMLGAVQHSKLRSVLVSGHIFLNSSLTEAFCIAILEAASCGLLTVSTRVGGVPEVLPDDMIVFAKPDPSDMVQAIEKAISILPRIDPQDMHSRELYNWHDVAKRTEIVYDRALKCSNQNLLQRLSRYLSCGTWAGKIFCLVMIIDFLLWHLLQLWKLPAEDIEEVPDFVLSHDQDEGTSLENANQRSR, from the exons ATGATCAAGCCTGCACCTGAACGACTGAGTAGTCATGAAATTGTAATTGTCGTTATAAGTAGATTGGTTTACCGAAAGGGTGCAGATCTTCTTGTTGAAGTCATTCCAGAAGTATGCCGTTTATACCCCAAT GTTTGGTTCATTGTTGGAGGAGATGGACCTAAACATGTGCGATTGGAAGAGCTGAGGGAAAAATATTCTCTTCAAGATCGAGTTGAGATGCTAGGAGCCGTGCAACATTCTAAATTACGATCTGTCCTAGTTTCTGGCCATATATTCTTAAACAG TTCTTTAACAGAAGCTTTTTGCATAGCGATCTTAGAGGCTGCAAGTTGTGGATTATTAACAGTCAGTACACGTGTAGGAGGTGTCCCAGAG GTACTTCCAGATGACATGATTGTATTTGCAAAACCAGATCCCAGTGATATGGTTCAAGCAATAGAGAAGGCAATATCTATACTTCCTAGAATTGACCCACAAGATATGCACAGTCGT GAACTGTACAATTGGCATGATGTGGCGAAACGGACAGAAATTGTTTATGACCGTGCTTTGAAATGCTCAAATCAAAATCTTTTACAACGACTCTCACG ATACCTTTCGTGTGGAACTTGGGCAGGAAAGATTTTTTGCTTGGTTATGATCATTGACTTTCTGTTATGGCATCTGTTGCAACTTTGGAAGCTT CCAGCAGAGGATATTGAAGAGGTGCCCGATTTTGTTCTATCCCATGATCAAGATGAAGGGACCTCGCTGGAGAATGCAAACCAACGCTCGAGATGA
- the LOC103414961 gene encoding phosphatidylinositol N-acetylglucosaminyltransferase subunit A-like isoform X2, translated as MIKPAPERLSSHEIVIVVISRLVYRKGADLLVEVIPEVCRLYPNVWFIVGGDGPKHVRLEELREKYSLQDRVEMLGAVQHSKLRSVLVSGHIFLNSSLTEAFCIAILEAASCGLLTVSTRVGGVPEVLPDDMIVFAKPDPSDMVQAIEKAISILPRIDPQDMHSRELYNWHDVAKRTEIVYDRALKCSNQNLLQRLSRQQRILKRCPILFYPMIKMKGPRWRMQTNARDDCIQD; from the exons ATGATCAAGCCTGCACCTGAACGACTGAGTAGTCATGAAATTGTAATTGTCGTTATAAGTAGATTGGTTTACCGAAAGGGTGCAGATCTTCTTGTTGAAGTCATTCCAGAAGTATGCCGTTTATACCCCAAT GTTTGGTTCATTGTTGGAGGAGATGGACCTAAACATGTGCGATTGGAAGAGCTGAGGGAAAAATATTCTCTTCAAGATCGAGTTGAGATGCTAGGAGCCGTGCAACATTCTAAATTACGATCTGTCCTAGTTTCTGGCCATATATTCTTAAACAG TTCTTTAACAGAAGCTTTTTGCATAGCGATCTTAGAGGCTGCAAGTTGTGGATTATTAACAGTCAGTACACGTGTAGGAGGTGTCCCAGAG GTACTTCCAGATGACATGATTGTATTTGCAAAACCAGATCCCAGTGATATGGTTCAAGCAATAGAGAAGGCAATATCTATACTTCCTAGAATTGACCCACAAGATATGCACAGTCGT GAACTGTACAATTGGCATGATGTGGCGAAACGGACAGAAATTGTTTATGACCGTGCTTTGAAATGCTCAAATCAAAATCTTTTACAACGACTCTCACG CCAGCAGAGGATATTGAAGAGGTGCCCGATTTTGTTCTATCCCATGATCAAGATGAAGGGACCTCGCTGGAGAATGCAAACCAACGCTCGAGATGACTGCATACAAGATTga
- the LOC103414961 gene encoding phosphatidylinositol N-acetylglucosaminyltransferase subunit A-like isoform X5 has translation MIKPAPERLSSHEIVIVVISRLVYRKGADLLVEVIPEVCRLYPNVWFIVGGDGPKHVRLEELREKYSLQDRVEMLGAVQHSKLRSVLVSGHIFLNSSLTEAFCIAILEAASCGLLTVSTRVGGVPEVLPDDMIVFAKPDPSDMVQAIEKAISILPRIDPQDMHSRELYNWHDVAKRTEIVYDRALKCSNQNLLQRLSRGY, from the exons ATGATCAAGCCTGCACCTGAACGACTGAGTAGTCATGAAATTGTAATTGTCGTTATAAGTAGATTGGTTTACCGAAAGGGTGCAGATCTTCTTGTTGAAGTCATTCCAGAAGTATGCCGTTTATACCCCAAT GTTTGGTTCATTGTTGGAGGAGATGGACCTAAACATGTGCGATTGGAAGAGCTGAGGGAAAAATATTCTCTTCAAGATCGAGTTGAGATGCTAGGAGCCGTGCAACATTCTAAATTACGATCTGTCCTAGTTTCTGGCCATATATTCTTAAACAG TTCTTTAACAGAAGCTTTTTGCATAGCGATCTTAGAGGCTGCAAGTTGTGGATTATTAACAGTCAGTACACGTGTAGGAGGTGTCCCAGAG GTACTTCCAGATGACATGATTGTATTTGCAAAACCAGATCCCAGTGATATGGTTCAAGCAATAGAGAAGGCAATATCTATACTTCCTAGAATTGACCCACAAGATATGCACAGTCGT GAACTGTACAATTGGCATGATGTGGCGAAACGGACAGAAATTGTTTATGACCGTGCTTTGAAATGCTCAAATCAAAATCTTTTACAACGACTCTCACG AGGATATTGA
- the LOC103414961 gene encoding phosphatidylinositol N-acetylglucosaminyltransferase subunit A-like isoform X3, protein MPFIPQYGPKHVRLEELREKYSLQDRVEMLGAVQHSKLRSVLVSGHIFLNSSLTEAFCIAILEAASCGLLTVSTRVGGVPEVLPDDMIVFAKPDPSDMVQAIEKAISILPRIDPQDMHSRELYNWHDVAKRTEIVYDRALKCSNQNLLQRLSRYLSCGTWAGKIFCLVMIIDFLLWHLLQLWKLPAEDIEEVPDFVLSHDQDEGTSLENANQRSR, encoded by the exons ATGCCGTTTATACCCCAAT ATGGACCTAAACATGTGCGATTGGAAGAGCTGAGGGAAAAATATTCTCTTCAAGATCGAGTTGAGATGCTAGGAGCCGTGCAACATTCTAAATTACGATCTGTCCTAGTTTCTGGCCATATATTCTTAAACAG TTCTTTAACAGAAGCTTTTTGCATAGCGATCTTAGAGGCTGCAAGTTGTGGATTATTAACAGTCAGTACACGTGTAGGAGGTGTCCCAGAG GTACTTCCAGATGACATGATTGTATTTGCAAAACCAGATCCCAGTGATATGGTTCAAGCAATAGAGAAGGCAATATCTATACTTCCTAGAATTGACCCACAAGATATGCACAGTCGT GAACTGTACAATTGGCATGATGTGGCGAAACGGACAGAAATTGTTTATGACCGTGCTTTGAAATGCTCAAATCAAAATCTTTTACAACGACTCTCACG ATACCTTTCGTGTGGAACTTGGGCAGGAAAGATTTTTTGCTTGGTTATGATCATTGACTTTCTGTTATGGCATCTGTTGCAACTTTGGAAGCTT CCAGCAGAGGATATTGAAGAGGTGCCCGATTTTGTTCTATCCCATGATCAAGATGAAGGGACCTCGCTGGAGAATGCAAACCAACGCTCGAGATGA
- the LOC103414961 gene encoding phosphatidylinositol N-acetylglucosaminyltransferase subunit A-like isoform X6, with amino-acid sequence MPFIPQYGPKHVRLEELREKYSLQDRVEMLGAVQHSKLRSVLVSGHIFLNSSLTEAFCIAILEAASCGLLTVSTRVGGVPEVLPDDMIVFAKPDPSDMVQAIEKAISILPRIDPQDMHSRELYNWHDVAKRTEIVYDRALKCSNQNLLQRLSRQQRILKRCPILFYPMIKMKGPRWRMQTNARDDCIQD; translated from the exons ATGCCGTTTATACCCCAAT ATGGACCTAAACATGTGCGATTGGAAGAGCTGAGGGAAAAATATTCTCTTCAAGATCGAGTTGAGATGCTAGGAGCCGTGCAACATTCTAAATTACGATCTGTCCTAGTTTCTGGCCATATATTCTTAAACAG TTCTTTAACAGAAGCTTTTTGCATAGCGATCTTAGAGGCTGCAAGTTGTGGATTATTAACAGTCAGTACACGTGTAGGAGGTGTCCCAGAG GTACTTCCAGATGACATGATTGTATTTGCAAAACCAGATCCCAGTGATATGGTTCAAGCAATAGAGAAGGCAATATCTATACTTCCTAGAATTGACCCACAAGATATGCACAGTCGT GAACTGTACAATTGGCATGATGTGGCGAAACGGACAGAAATTGTTTATGACCGTGCTTTGAAATGCTCAAATCAAAATCTTTTACAACGACTCTCACG CCAGCAGAGGATATTGAAGAGGTGCCCGATTTTGTTCTATCCCATGATCAAGATGAAGGGACCTCGCTGGAGAATGCAAACCAACGCTCGAGATGACTGCATACAAGATTga
- the LOC103414961 gene encoding phosphatidylinositol N-acetylglucosaminyltransferase subunit A-like isoform X7: MLGAVQHSKLRSVLVSGHIFLNSSLTEAFCIAILEAASCGLLTVSTRVGGVPEVLPDDMIVFAKPDPSDMVQAIEKAISILPRIDPQDMHSRELYNWHDVAKRTEIVYDRALKCSNQNLLQRLSRYLSCGTWAGKIFCLVMIIDFLLWHLLQLWKLPAEDIEEVPDFVLSHDQDEGTSLENANQRSR; the protein is encoded by the exons ATGCTAGGAGCCGTGCAACATTCTAAATTACGATCTGTCCTAGTTTCTGGCCATATATTCTTAAACAG TTCTTTAACAGAAGCTTTTTGCATAGCGATCTTAGAGGCTGCAAGTTGTGGATTATTAACAGTCAGTACACGTGTAGGAGGTGTCCCAGAG GTACTTCCAGATGACATGATTGTATTTGCAAAACCAGATCCCAGTGATATGGTTCAAGCAATAGAGAAGGCAATATCTATACTTCCTAGAATTGACCCACAAGATATGCACAGTCGT GAACTGTACAATTGGCATGATGTGGCGAAACGGACAGAAATTGTTTATGACCGTGCTTTGAAATGCTCAAATCAAAATCTTTTACAACGACTCTCACG ATACCTTTCGTGTGGAACTTGGGCAGGAAAGATTTTTTGCTTGGTTATGATCATTGACTTTCTGTTATGGCATCTGTTGCAACTTTGGAAGCTT CCAGCAGAGGATATTGAAGAGGTGCCCGATTTTGTTCTATCCCATGATCAAGATGAAGGGACCTCGCTGGAGAATGCAAACCAACGCTCGAGATGA